The Rhodothermus marinus DSM 4252 DNA segment TACCCGGTAGGATTCAGCTGATCGCTGTTGCGGGTGAAAACGCCCGCATTCAGGTACATGCTGGCCAGGATCGCGTCGGCAACCCATTTGGTAACCCGACCCGCAAGCGGCGGCTGCTCCGGAAGGTTATCGTAAATTTCCAGCAGTTCGCTTTCGATGAAATTGAAAACTTCGGCCCGCGTAGCGTTCGCCGGCGGGTTGTTGGGATCGACGACAAATTCGTCGTCGCCCACGATGGGCACGTTGCCGAAAAAGTCCAGCAACGTATAGTAGAAGAAGGCCCGAAGCAGCCGCACTTCGGCTTCGAGCTGCGCTTCGTTTGGTGCCTCGATTTCCGCCAGGGTCTGCAACAGACCGTTCGCACGCGCAATGCCCGTATAGGAATCGACCCAGGCGCCGTTGATATCGACCAGCGAAGGATCCCACTGGTGACGATGGATTGCCAGCCAGCGGCCGCCGTCGAACCAGTCCTGCCCACGGGTGGGCACGACGGTTTCGTCGGAGGAGACCTGACTCAGGTTCCAGTAATTCCATTCCAGCGCCCGAAGTTGTGCATAAATGGGCGCCAGGGCGGCGGTGATTTCTTTCTCGGTTTTGTAAAAGTTTTCGGGCGTTACCACCGAAAAGGTCTCTTCGGTCAGATCCGTACAGCTGCTGAGGATCAGTACGACCGGTGTCAGCAGCACCGCCAGCAGGATACCGGCCGTCTTATTTCTCTGCATGCCTCTCATGGTCAACGTTCTGTTTGAATGCGGATGAAACTGGTGCGTCATTCCTTTCAAGACCGTTAGAAGCCCAGGCTGATGCCGACCGTAAAGGTGCGCGCCCGGGGATAGTTCGTGTAGTCGATCCCCAGCGTCGCCAGCCCGGCATTCGTGTTAACCTCCGGATCGTATCCGCTGTAAGGGGTAATCACCAGCAGGTTCTGTCCGGACACATAGATACGTGCCCGCCGGAGATAACGGCTCCATGGCCCCAGATTGTTGAAGGTATAGCCGACCGTCACGTTGTCCAGCCGGATAAACGAGCCATCTTCGATCCAGCGCGAGGAGTAGATGGCCGGTTCGTCCAGGGCGTCCGGATCGTCCAGGGCCGCTTTCAGGAAGTTCTGGTTCTGGAGCACGGCGCTCTTCGTCTGATAGACCAGGGCCGTGTTGTTGAAGACGTCGCGGCCCTGTTCGCCCCGGATGAACACGTAGAAGTCGAAGTTGCCCCAGTAGATATTGGTACGGAAGCCGTAGGTGAAGTCCGGCTGGGCATTGCCGATGATGGTCCGGTCATCACCGGTGATCTCGACCTGACCGTCGCCGTCCAGGTCGGCAAACTGCTGGCGGCCGTTGGCATCGACACCCAGGAAGACCGGTCCGTAGAAGGTGCCGATCGGCTCGCCCGGCAGCAGAATCTGCGCGTAGGTGTCCGACTGACCACGGCCACTGACCGTCCCGGTAATAATCTGATCGCGACCACCCAGGCTGACCACTTCGTTACGGTTGGTGCTGAAGACCAACCCGAAGAGCACGTTCAGTCCGGGCCGATCGACAGCCAGCGCATCGAGCGAAAACTCAAGGCCCCGGTTGCGCGTCTTGCCGACGTTTTCGATCCGGGTCGGGACCGGCGCCGGCTGCGGCACAGGGATCTCCAGCAACAGGTTGCTGGTGTTCTTCTCGTAGTATTCGATCGTTCCCGAGAATTTGCCGTTCAGCAGGCTGTAATCCAACCCGATGTTGAAGGTGGCCGTCTCTTCCCACTTCAGGTCCGGATTCGCATAGTTGACCGGGGCAAAGCCGGTGTACGGCTGCTGATCGAAAACCGCCTGCAGGCTTTCGTTGGCGCCAAGCTGCGCCAGCGACAGGTAGTTACCGATCTCCTGACTACCCGTGATGCCATAGCCCACCTTCAAGCGCAGGTCGGTGAGCCAGTCCAGCCCCTGCATGAACGGTTCGCCACTGATACGCCAGGCCGCCGAGATGGCCGGGAAGAGCCCCCACTTGTTCCCTTCGCCAAAGCGCGAGGAACCGTCGTACCGAAGCACGCCGGTCAGGTAGTACCGGCTCTGGTAGTTGTAGTTCAGGCGCGTGAAGAACGAAATGAGTCGGCTTTTTTCCTTGTAGGAAAACGTCCCGGCTTTGACCAGCTGGCTGGCCGACTGCATAGCGTTGTAGGTGGTGACGTCCGTGACGAATCCCTGCCCTTCCACGCCGAATTCTTCGGTCATGTACTCGTTGAACTCGTAGCCGCCCAGCAACTCCACATTGTGCGCCTGGGCAAGTGTGTTACGGTAGGTCAGGTAGCTCTGGAACGTCAGCGACGAGTGTTCCCGGCTGCGCTGCAGCGCCCGCCCTTCGTACTGGGCACCGGTCGGATTCTGCTGCGGGAAGTACTGGCGGCGACTCGACTGCGCCCGGTCGGCGCCGAAGTTCACCCGGGCCGTCAGGCCGGGCAGCAGATCCAGCTCGGCCCCGATGTTTCCCAGCGAGCGCGTCGTCTTTACGAAGTCCAGCACCTGCTCGGCCATGGCCACCGGATTGCGCACCGAGGTCCGGCCGTCCGCAATTTCGAAATAGCCATCCAGTGCCGGGGTCCCATCCAGGTTTTGATCGGCGTAGATGGGATAGGTGGGATTCATCTGATAGACGTTCGTAAACACCCCGCCTTCGAAGCCGGCCGTCTGGTTGTAGGGCAGCAGGTCGTCGTGCTGGAACGACGAAGTCAGGTTGAGCTGAAGCCGCAGCCGCCCGTCGAAGGCCTGATGGTCGGCGTTCAGGCGTCCGGTCAGACGTTCCAGCCCGGAGCTGATGACATGGCCCTGCTGATTCAGGTAGCTGACCGAGGCCCGGTAGCGGGTCTGGCTCGTACCGCCCGAAAAGGCCAGATTATGGAAGTGCGTGATCCCCGTCCGCGTAACCGCTTCTTCCCAGTCCGTATTGGCATCACCCAGTACGTTCAGCGCATCCTGCGAAAGATTTCCGGCCTGTACCTGCTCCTGAACGAACCGCCGATATTCCTCACCATTCAGCAATTCCAGCTTCTTATAAGGAGAGGCCGCCGAAATATACCCTTCATAGTCCACCTGAAGCTGGCCCTGACGGCCCTTCTTCGTCTCGATCAGGATCACGCCGTTCGCACCTCGCGATCCGTAGATGGCGGTGGCCGCGGCGTCTTTCAGCACTGTGATCGATTCGATGTCGTTGGGATTGATCAGGCTCAGGGGGTTGCGCGGCGGCGGCGGCGCACCGTCAATCCCGGCCCCTTCCGGCATCAGGCGCACGTTGTCGATCGGCACGCCATCGATGACGATCAGCGGATCATTGCTGGCGCTGATGGAGGTGCCACCACGCAGGCGGATGTTCAATCCGGCGCCCGGTTCGCCATTGTTCGAGATGATCGTCAGACCGGCCACCTGGCCCTGCAACAGCTGGTCGGGCGAGGTATAAACGCCCTGATTGATCTCCGTCGCATCGATCGTCGCCACCGAGCCGGTCACATCTTCGCGCCGCTGCACGCCGTAGCCGACCACGACGATCTCTTCCAGCACCTCGACGGTGGGTTGCATGCGCACGTTGATGACCGTTCGGTCGCCTACCACCTCCTGCACCTGTTCGTAGCCCACGAACGAGAAAACCAGCACGGCTTCGGGTCCGGGCACTTCGATCTGATAGCGTCCTTCGACGTCGGTGGTCGTACCGGTCATCGTGCCCAGCACCACGATGTTGACGCCGGGCAACGGCTCCCCCGTCGTAGCATCACTGACGGTACCCGTCACCGTGCGTGGTTGCGCAATGACAACGCTTACATTCCAGCATGCAAGCAGCAGGCTCAGCCCCAGCATGCGCGAAAGCAATGTTCTCATGGTACCCATTCGCTCAAATTGTTTGAGTAAATGTAAGAGTTTCCACTTGCTATGGGATCGCTTCCAAATCTCAACGATGGGGACGGGAAATGCAATCCCTTTTTTAAGGGACACCCTTCAACTAAACCGCTTTAGTTGTAACGAGCTCGCAACCTTTTATACAAACTTCACAAAACTTTACCCGCCCTTTCTGATCCGGTGCTTAAAACAAAGCCCGCCTCCCCTGGCCCTTCAGGGAAGACGGGCGATCAGCAGTTCAGAGGTGGACTTATTGATTTCTGCCGGCACGCTTCGTGGTGATCAGAATCACCCCGTTGGCGCCCCGGGAGCCGTAAATCGCCGTGGCCGCGGCGTCCTTCAGGACCGTGATCGACTCGATGTCGTGAGGGTTCAGAAAAGAGATGGTTCCGCCCGGTATCGGTGTGATGGGCATGCCATCGACCACATAAAGGGGTTCTGGATTGCCCAGGAGCGTGTTCTGCCCCCGGATGCGCACGATCAGTCCGCCGCCGGGCGCTTCGGTCACGTACACCCCGGCCACCCGCCCTCTGAGCAACTCTTCCACGCGCGTCACCGGCCGCTCTTTGACTTCGTCCGGATCCAGCTCACTGACCGAGGCCGTCACTTCCTCCCGTGCGATCGTGCCGTAGCCGACGTTGACCTGCTCCTTTGCTTCCGCAGCCGACGCGTCGGTTTCGGCCACCGGCCGACTCCCCGCGCAGCCGGCCAGCCACAATGCCACCACCAGTGCCAGCCCGCCCACCATGTGCCGCCGTTCCATGATGCCTGCTCCGGGTTGGGTTCACGAATACCGCTCTCTTTCGGATACCTCTAAAAAATCTAAACGTTTCCCACCACGAATAATACGATTTCCGGAAAGAAAGCACACGGCGGTGCGCCCCGACCAGATCCCTGACGTTTCCCTGTCCCGTAGGGGCGGACCCCTGTGTCCGCCCGGTCATACCCGCCGGATCACGTCCCCCACACGGGGTGTGCCCCCTCATGCACCGGTAAATCAGCGAGCCCATATCACATACGAGACACGCGCCGCCCTTCACGACGATCGACGCCCGGGTTGTTTATTCCAGCGGCAGCCGGAGCTGACGGCGCACGTAGCCGACGCTTTCGCCTTCGAAGCGCACCTGCAGGCGGTAGCCGCCGGGCTCGGGGCTCAGCATGACACCTTCGACGGCCTGCACCCGGCGTGGCGTGCGCACCTGCAGCGTATAGCTCCGGCCCGCACGTCCCTCCAGCACCAGCAGCAGGCTGTCGGACGCGGCCCGCACGCGCAGCACCCGGAGTCCGCGGTTGTCCATCCCGGGCACCAGCGGCTCGGGGGCCACATAGACGTCGGTGCCCGGCCGCATGCGGTAGCGGATCGTGGTCGGACCGGCCACCGGCACGCGGATGCGCACGCGCTGCAGATCGCCTTCCTCCCGCACTTCGAAGACGGCCGGCCGGTCGTTTACGGTCACGGACTCCACGCGGGCATCCAGCGGAAAGGCCGGCGCCAGATCCAGCGAGACGGGCGCCGCCTCGCCTTCAGGGATGATCTCCACCAGAAAGGCTTCGTCCGTGCGCCGAATGGCCAGCGCATACCGATCGCGTCCCACCGGCACGTGCCGCAACCGCAGCGAATCCCACACGGCCGGAAGCTGGGGCGCCACGCGCAACACCCGGCCGCCCTCCCGCACGTCCAGTCCCAGCAGTCCCCGCACCAGCGGGGTCACCACCATGGCCTCGGACCAGATCTGGTGGTGCGACGAGCGGCCGAAATCCCGATTGAAAGCACCCGAGAGCAATTCGGTCACGTAGCCCAGCGCCCCCTGGTAGGTCAACAGCGCGTTCGCCATCAGCGCCTGATAGCCGATGTGTGGTTTTTCGTAGCGATAGGCCGCCATCGACGCCCAGCCGGTAAACAGCGGCCAGACCGATCCGTGATGGTAGGAAAGCGGATCGTAGCGGCTGCTGGCGTTCGACAGAATCCGCGTGCCCCAGTCGGTGGCCATCTGCGCGCTGCCCACGTGCTCCAGCGCCCGACGGGCACGCTCCGGGCTGAGCAACCGCCACCAGAGCGGTACCGCCTGCAGCACCGTGTTTTCCGGAAACAGTTCGGGCGCCGCGGCCCCGTCCGGCTTCCAGGTGGCAAACGCATAGAACCCTTCGTCTTCCAGCCAATAAGTGCGCTCGATGGCCGCCCGCACCCGCACCGCCCGCTGCCGCACTTCGGCCGCCAGTTCGGTTTCGCCCAGGGCCGTCGCCATGGCCTCCATCCCCTCCAGCGCGGCCAGCCAGACGCCCTGCTGGTACAGCTCTTCGTGCGGCGGGTACAGCAGCCCCCCTTCCACCCAGCCGTGTCCCACGCCGGTGTTTTCCACCAGGTCGTTGCCGTCCGTGTCGGTGCCGGCCGTGAAGCGGTAAGCCCTTACAAGCGCGTCCCAGTGCTCTCGGATGTAGTCCAGATCCCCGCTCGCCTGCCAGTAATCGGCGTGTGCGATGATAAAGAGCGGCGTGGCATCGGCCGAGGCCCAGGGATACGGATAGTCCTCGAACCAGTCGATCAGCGCAGCACTCTGGGAAATTTCGTGCGGGATCTTACCGTCTTCCCGCTGAAACTTTCGCAGGAAGTCCAGCGCCGTGCGGGTCGTCTCGAAGTGTCCGACGGCCGTCGTGGCCAGCACGGTCCAGAGCGCATCGCGTCCGAAGAACCAGGCAAAGCCGGGCCGCTCACTGTTGCCCGCCGTGCGGAAGCCGGCCACCAGTCCGGTGCCCAGATACGGGTTGGTTGCCAGTCCTTTATCAATGCCCACCAGCGCCCAGGCGTAGGCCGTGTTCAGCGTCGGATCTGGCGTTTCGACCTGCAAGGCCTCGTCCAGCAGTCGCTCGTAGTGCGCCACGTTCTGGCGGTAATAGCTTTCGGCCTGCTCGAGCAGCCGCCGGTAGGTCGCGATCGCGCCGTCGATGCCCTCGACGCTGCCGGTGATCACCACCGGGATGTAGTAGCGGGCGGCCAGCTCGGGCGTTACCTCCAGCTCGAACCGGTTCGGCAAGTCTTTTGGCTCTTCCTGATAGGGCTGCACCGACACGTCCCGGGCCAGCGGCGAGCCTATCACCCCGGCAAACCGGCGGGTTTCCTCGGTGATCGTATAAAACCGCCCCTCCTCGTTCCAGCCGAGGTAGCCCGTCATCAGACCGGCCGGCCACATGAGGCGCAGGTCGGGCCGAAACGCCACGCGGATCGTCAGCGGCCGCACGGCCTGCACGTCCAGCAGCATCACGATACCCGGCTCGTGCACCGGCGCGTACAGAATCTGCCGCACGGTAAAGGCTGCATGGCTGTAGGTGAGCACGGTCGCCTCGGGCCGCGCTTCGATGTAGGCCAGCGTCTCCTCGCCACTCAGCGGCACCGGATAGTCGGCAATCTGGAATTCCAGCCGCAGGTCGCGCAGGATCTTGAGCGGATAGACCCAGACCTCAAAGGCGCGGTGTTCGTAGCCGAGCAGCGCTGCCCGCCGTCCCACCACGTCCAGAAACGCCCCGGCCTGCGTGGGCCGCGCCAGCACCAGTCGGCCGGTGGGACGCTCAAAGCGCGGCACCAGTCCTTCGATCTGTTGCGCCTGCACCGCCATCATGCCGGACAGCAAACAGCCAAGCCATACCGTAATCCATCCTTTTCCTCGCAGCATCGTCGCTCAGAGGTTATGTACAAAAAAGCCCGCTCGGCAATAAAACGCCGAACGGGCCGCAAGGTCAAGCCCCTGCGCATTTCACGGTGCTTCCAATTCTTTCAGCATAGCTGTTATCTGCGCTTTGAGCAGAGGAAGATCTCGCTCCACCGTTGCCCAGACTTCTTCGAGATCAATACCGAAGTACTCGTGTACCAGAATATTTCGCATCGCTACAATCTGCGCCCAGGGGATCTGTGGATAGGCGGCATGAAACGCCTGCCCCAGGCGCGCCGCAGCCTCACCGATCAGTTGCAGATGATGGATGATCCACACCTGAATCAGTTCGTTCTGAAGGAACGCCCTTTTGCCCTGACTGGCATATCGTTCGATCCGGGCAATCGCCTCCAGCATGTCCCTGAGTCTTTCGACAGGCGTTCTCATAGAGGAATGGCCTCCTTCAGCACTTTTTCGCGAATCCGGGGCTTGAGACCGGATTCGCTGAGCACATCGACACGGCACCCCAGCAGCGCCTCCAGCTCAAGCCAGAGCGCGGCGTGGTCCAGCAGGCTGCGTCCCGGCTCGAAGCGCACGATCAGATCCACGTCGCTTGCCGCGTCGGCCTCTCCCCGCGCTACCGAGCCGAACACCCGCACGTCCGTGGCTCCGTAGCGGGCGCAGAGCCGAAGGATCTCCTCGCGTTTCTCTCTGAGCCGCTGCAGAAGTCGCTGCTCTGTTTTCATCCTGAGGTTTTATTCGGAAAACAAGTGGCATCACCCGAGACGGCACTTCGCTTCGCTCCGTGCCTGACTACAAGCGCGCTGGTTGTGCTTCAAACGGCCGGCTACAAACCTAACCGACAGCGCTATAAAGGGTTACAGGTCAAAATCGTGACCTTCTTTTCGGATGACTTCTACCAAAAAGCCCGTCCGGCAAGAAAACGCCGAACGGGCCGCAAGGTCAAGTCCTGGCGCTCACTCCTCGCTTTTTGCCCGGAGCGAGGAGGCTTCGGGCAGGAGTTGGTTGCGGCGGTAGGCATAGATGCGGAAGACCGTCTCGTCGTCACCGCGCACCAGCGCCCAGCCGTTGCTCCGCTCATCAAAATAGAGCACCTGCTGGACGCCACCGGGCAACCGGAGCGTCAGCACATAGTCGGGCGCCCGGCGGATCGAGTCGGCCGGCAGGTCATCGAAGAAGCCGTCGGCGCGGAGCGGATCGAACTGACCGGCCCAGCGCGCAGCCGCCGCCGAGTCGGCCGGCGCGGTCTGGTCGTCTTCCACCAGTTCCCAGCCGCTTTCGCCCCGGCGCACGCCGTATCGCTTACCTTCATGCTGCACTTCCAGCGCCTCGAGCTGGCCCGCCGGCACGTTCAGGATCGTCTTGTCGCGCCAGCGGCTCAGATCCTCCGGGAAGGTCAGGTCGGTTCGGGCCAGAAACACCCGCTCATCCGTGGCCAGGCGCACGTACCGGGCGTTGAAATCCGGCCCCGTATTGCCCCAGAACAACTGGAGCGAGTCGCCCGCCTTCCGATAGGCCACCAGGCGGATGGCGTTCGAGTCGGCCACGCCGTAATTGCCGTAGCGGGCCGGGTTGGTGGAAACGACGCTTTCCAGTTCCGTTTCGGCCAGATTCTCGACGAAACGTCGGGCAAAGGACGAGTCGGCCGGATAGCGAATCGGGGCCGTCAGTTGCCAGCCCGAACCGCTCCGCTCCAGCACCAGCGGGTCCTTGCCCGGCCGCTCCAGTTGGATGCGCGTGATCTCGTCCGCCCGGAGCGTCCATTCTGGCACGTCGATCGTCGAGGGGTTTCGCTTGAAGGCGCCGGTGGCCCAGGCCAGCACGAGCAGGACCACCAGCACGATCGACAGAATGACAACCGGATTTTTTCGCGACATGGCTCACGTCCGGGATGGTTTCAGGTGGTCAGCACGATCTGACGCTGACGCCGGATGCGCCAGCGGATCAGCCCGAAGAGCACCACCAGCACCACCGGTCCCAGGATGTTCGCGTACTTGATGAAGGGCCGCAGGCTTTCGCTCACCGGTTCGAGCGCCCGCGGCGTGATCGACTTGGTGCGGATCGCCAGCAGCGCCTCGTCCTGACCGAGCCAGTCGGCGATGTTCAGCACGAAGGCCAGGTTGCCCGGCGGAAGCTGGCCGCCGTAGCGCTGCTCGTTGACCAGATCGCCGTCGCCCACCACCACCAGCCGGGCCGGCTGCCCGACGCGCGTGCTGTCGTAGGCGCTCGGGAACGTCCCGTGCAGCGCCACGGCCAGCACGTAGGGACCGTCCTGGAAGTTTTCGGGGTCCGGCAGCATGGCGGGCTGCACCGTGAAGAAGCCCTGTTGCGTGGCACTTTGCGGCGTCGAGTACACCAGCGGAATGCGCTCGACCCCTTCGGGAAGCGCCGCGCTCGTGTCGATCGAGCTGACGTAGTAGAAGAAGACCTCCCGGAGCCGGCTGACCATGGGATGCTCCGGATTGAAGCGCGTGGCGATGGGGAAGAACGGGTACTCCACCATCTGGGCCACGCGGAAGAAGCCCACGGTCCGCTGCAGCGTCACCACCGAGCTCTGGCGGTCCATCACCAGGTCGGGCCGCACCACGGCGCCGTAGTGGGCCAGCAGGTCTTCCAGCCCGGTCTTCTGCTCGCTGGCAAAGCCGAACTGCAGGTTCGCGTTGATCCGGTTGAGCAGCACGGCCACGCGGCCGCCTTCCATCAGGTAACGGTCGATCGCCTTCAGGTGCGCCTCGGGAAACGTGTCGGTCGGCGCGATGATGAAAAGCACGTCCGGCCGCGGGTCCAGCGTGCTGTCTTTCACCGACACGGTGCGCACCTCGTAGTTACGCTCCAGCGCCCGCCAGAACGTTTCGATGGCGGTGCGGCCCGGCTCACCATGGCCCGTCAGGATGCCCGCCACCGGCAGCCGATCCCGGGTGAGCTTGCGAATGGCGCTGGTCAAATCGTGCTCCAGCGTCGAGAGGTCTTCGATCACCGGGATCGTCTCCCGCTTGCCCGCATACTCGACCACCAGCCCCATGTAGGCATTTTTGATCTGCAGGTTGTCGTTTTCGATCACCTGCACCTGCACGGGCGGAATGTTGTAGCGGGCCGCCTCCTGCTGGAGCGATTCATCCGATCCCGGATCCAGAAATTCATACTGAAATTTGTTGCCGCCGTAGGCGCGATATTCATCCAGCTTGTCCCGCAGGAAGCGCCGGTAGCTGCTGTAGGGGGCCGGGAGATCGGCCGTAAAGAACACGCGCACGGTGACCGGGTCCTCCAGGGAACGCACCGTCTCGATCGACGCATCCGAGAGCGAGTAGACCCGGTCGTCGGTCAGGTCGATCCGGAAGAAAACGTTCAGGCCGATCAGGTTCAGCACCACCAGAATCAGTCCGACCAGCAGCAGCGTGGTGCGTGTGGTCCAGTTCCGTTGCATGGCTCACTCCGGACGTCGTGCCAGGTGATACGCGGTCAGCAAACCGGCAAACGCCGTCAGCGACAGGTAGTAGAGCACGTCGCGCGAGTCGATCACGCCGCGCATCAGGTTCCGGTAGTGGAAGTCGATGCTCAGGTACTCCAGGATGGGGGCCAGCCAGCCCGGCACGAAGATCGTGACCTTGTCGAGCAGGTACAGTCCGAAAATCATGGCAAAGCCCAGAATGAAGGCCACGATCTGGTTGCGCGTCAGACTGGAGGCCAGCAGCCCCAGCGCGCTGCAGGACAGGCCCAGCAGCGCCAGTCCCAGATAGCCGCCGAGCGTGGCGCCGTTGTCCGGATCGCCCAGCACGGCCAGCGTCAGCACATAGACGCCGGTCAGGGCCAGCGCCACCAGCAGCACGATCACCACCGACAGCAGCTTGGCGGCGATGACCTGTCCGTCACGCACCGGAAGCGTCAGCAGCAGTTCGATCGTACCGGCGCGGCGCTCTTCGGCGAACGTGCCCATCGTAAGCGCCGGAATGAAGAACATGAACAGCACCGGCGCCAGGTCGAAGACCGATCGCAGCGACGCGACGTTCTCGACGAACAGGCTGTTGCCGAAGAACCAGCCTGTGATCAGCAGAAACACGCTCAGCACAATGTAGGCCGACGGGCTGTCGAAGAAGGCCCGCAGTTCGCGTCGCGTGAGGATCCAGACTTCCCGCATCGCTCCAGCGCGTTTAGTTCATCGTGAGCTGGCGGAAGACCTCCTCCAGATCGACACGCTCCCGATGGAGCTCGGTGAGCGTCCAGCCGCGCTCGACGACCAGGCGGAACAGCTCCGGCCGCAGGTCTTTCTGGCCGTCGGCACTCAGGCGCAGCAGCAGCGTGCCGTCGCTTTCCGTCCGCGCCTCCTCCACGCGCACGCCGTCCACCCGCTCCAGGGCCGATCGCACTTCGGGCTCCGGCGCCTGCACGCCGAACAGAATGCGCTGGCCGCCGTGCGCCGACTGCAACTCGTCGGGCGTGCCGTCGGCCACGATCCGCCCGCGGTGGATGATCAGCACGCGGTCGCACGAAGCCTGTACCTCGGGGAGGATGTGCGTCGAGAGGATGACGGTCTTTTCGCGCCCGAGCGTCTTGATCAGGCTTCGGATCTCCACGATCTGGTTGGGGTCGAGCCCCGAGGTCGGCTCGTCCAGGATCAGGATGGGCGGGTCGTGCACCATGGCCTGCGCCAGCCCGACGCGCTGGCGGTATCCCTTCGAGAGCGCATCAATGCGCTTGGTGAGCACGTCGCCCAGCCCGCACACCTCGATCACCTCGGCCAGACGACGCCGCCGCGCCGCGCCATCGAGCCCCCGCATGGCCGCCATGAACTCCAGATAGTCGTAGGTGACCATGTCGGGATAGAGCGGCGTGTTTTCGGGCAGGTAGCCGATCTTCTGGCGGATGGCCAGGCTGTCGTGCCGCACGTCCAGCCCGTCCACCAGGACGGTGCCCTCGGTCGGAGGCAAATAGCAGGTGATCACCTTCATCGTGGTGGTCTTCCCGGCCCCGTTGGGACCGAGAAAGCCCAGCACCTCGCCCGACCGCACGGTGAACGAGATGCGGTCGACGGCCACCTCCGACCCGTAACGCTTCGTCAGCTCGCGTACCTCGATCATGACACGCGTGCCGGTATTGCTTCGGTCGTGGTGGGACACTATTCAAGCAGAAAAGCGAACCGGGCCGCACCATTCCGCGGCGCCGTCAGAAAAATACAAACGAAATGGCCGGCTTTTTAGTGTGTCGCTCCGCCTGTCTCATCAATTCTTCGCAATTGCCGCCGCCTGACTGAACCAGAAGTCTTAAGCGCAGAGCATCAGGCTTCATCCTGAAAAACAGTTAGCGACCCGTGCGCCATCGCCGCAAATCACGG contains these protein-coding regions:
- a CDS encoding GldG family protein; this translates as MQRNWTTRTTLLLVGLILVVLNLIGLNVFFRIDLTDDRVYSLSDASIETVRSLEDPVTVRVFFTADLPAPYSSYRRFLRDKLDEYRAYGGNKFQYEFLDPGSDESLQQEAARYNIPPVQVQVIENDNLQIKNAYMGLVVEYAGKRETIPVIEDLSTLEHDLTSAIRKLTRDRLPVAGILTGHGEPGRTAIETFWRALERNYEVRTVSVKDSTLDPRPDVLFIIAPTDTFPEAHLKAIDRYLMEGGRVAVLLNRINANLQFGFASEQKTGLEDLLAHYGAVVRPDLVMDRQSSVVTLQRTVGFFRVAQMVEYPFFPIATRFNPEHPMVSRLREVFFYYVSSIDTSAALPEGVERIPLVYSTPQSATQQGFFTVQPAMLPDPENFQDGPYVLAVALHGTFPSAYDSTRVGQPARLVVVGDGDLVNEQRYGGQLPPGNLAFVLNIADWLGQDEALLAIRTKSITPRALEPVSESLRPFIKYANILGPVVLVVLFGLIRWRIRRQRQIVLTT
- a CDS encoding ABC transporter permease, with the protein product MREVWILTRRELRAFFDSPSAYIVLSVFLLITGWFFGNSLFVENVASLRSVFDLAPVLFMFFIPALTMGTFAEERRAGTIELLLTLPVRDGQVIAAKLLSVVIVLLVALALTGVYVLTLAVLGDPDNGATLGGYLGLALLGLSCSALGLLASSLTRNQIVAFILGFAMIFGLYLLDKVTIFVPGWLAPILEYLSIDFHYRNLMRGVIDSRDVLYYLSLTAFAGLLTAYHLARRPE
- a CDS encoding ATP-binding cassette domain-containing protein, producing MIEVRELTKRYGSEVAVDRISFTVRSGEVLGFLGPNGAGKTTTMKVITCYLPPTEGTVLVDGLDVRHDSLAIRQKIGYLPENTPLYPDMVTYDYLEFMAAMRGLDGAARRRRLAEVIEVCGLGDVLTKRIDALSKGYRQRVGLAQAMVHDPPILILDEPTSGLDPNQIVEIRSLIKTLGREKTVILSTHILPEVQASCDRVLIIHRGRIVADGTPDELQSAHGGQRILFGVQAPEPEVRSALERVDGVRVEEARTESDGTLLLRLSADGQKDLRPELFRLVVERGWTLTELHRERVDLEEVFRQLTMN